In Cryptomeria japonica chromosome 1, Sugi_1.0, whole genome shotgun sequence, the sequence CTACCTCCTGTTGAGTTGTAGAACAAGACCCACCATTTTGAAAAAAAGCACCATGGTCATTCACATGCCAGATATCATCTTCCCACAGAGACCCATAAAAAACTTCTGTATTATCAGCATAACCATGGAGTGAATCCAGATAAAAATTGGACATTGAATGATCTGCTGCAGATTGGCAATGGCTCATGATAATACCAAGATCATCAGTTGCATGAGCAGCAGCATGGTCCATGAAAAACCCAAGTTCTCCATCATAATACAAACTCCCTTGAGAAGCAAGTTCAGAGACAGAGGTGGTGGTTCCATCAGTTCCATTAGAGATCTCATCCACTAGAGATCTAGTATTATCATCAACACCTCCTTTCTTCTCATCGTCACCACATGCAACAACATTATCCACACATGCAACATTATCATAAACACATACAACAGTTTCTTCAACGTTGTTAGGCTTCAATCCAATTTCATCCTCTAAAGACTTTATAACCACATTcaatctctcctcctctccctcattAACTACAAAACCAGTCTCATTGTTGTTCTTCTCAATGTAATCAATATTATCAATCCTGTCAAGAAGTGCCATGAGATCTGTTGTATCGTGCCCCATATTCATTCTCTTTGCTTCTGGCAAACCAAAACCACCACTCCAAAACTCCTCTCTTCCTCTCTTGTTCTGAATATACACAGACGCCATTGTTCTAatcagaaaacaaagagaaagacgCTCTTTCTTTCTTTAACCAACTGTAATATGAGAGCTCAGCCTTCTTGTTAAGTAGCAACAATTGTAATCCACACCACCACCTCAACAAAATCTCCAATggtgttgtgtatatatataggtCTCCTTGGATGAGAATAATTAAAAGGTCGCTTCAACTATTCCTTAATTTTAATTGGTTTGTGTGGGCCGGCATGCGGTGAAAGCCTCGTTCAACCAACCAGAATGTACTTTTGAGCAGTAAGTAATGGTATTCGTACGAGGCAAGTAAAAGATGAACGTTCTTGCTATTCTATGCCATGCTATAGCATGGGGAGTTACGTTCATGCTTTTCGATGCTAATTAGCATGCTATAGCATAGGTATAGGTCTAGGTATACGTGTAGGTATAGTATAGTTTAGGTAGCTACAGTCCCTAGAATCACGTTTTCCAACCACACAAGTTTTCTCGAATCTAAAAAAAAATCGgcaaatctaaaaataaaatcGGTAAATCTGGCACTTGTGTCGGACGCACTGCAATAGGCGCCGCTCGTGCCTTTGTTGGACCTGCCGTCACTCACACATCCTGTACATTAGTTGGCTCCATAGTTAATCACGCaactatatatatttattattatatttgtatttattataaaattaaagcTACTTTGGTTAAATTATTGTCGTCATAGACCGGAGGGTGTTTTAAATCGTGTAAAGCTGTTTTCTTAcatgttattgttgttgttcccatgacaacaaagattctttactAAAATAGTTCTATAGACATCCagaatcaatttttaatttattttttattatgaaaaTAATGTTTTCTTAAGCCTAAATATATTCTAAGATTTTTTATTATGAAAATAATGTTTTCTTAAGCCTAAATATATTCTAAGAGCTGGTTATATTATATTCCCACTAGACAATGATGTCCATCTACACTTAAATATTACTCATCTTTGACCTAATATTTATCTGGGCACTAgaatattttaagttttttttaagaatattttaagtTTTTTCTAGAATATGTCAGCCAATGAAACCTCCCCCGGACTTTACCAACTAaatctaataattattattatattatatcgtaattatcatcatctcccatctttggcttttctttaaaaaaatgttTTCCCCTAATGATAGTTGATAACTATACACACTATAATTCATTTGCTGTTTTTTagctttttaaaataaattttaatgagGTGAATGTACGACATTGAAATTGACATTATCGAGAATAGAACTCTCCACATGTCGTACCTATaagttaaataaaatattaaattaatgaaaACTATTGTTTCACTTTCACCCACCAATTGCTTTCCCTCCTTCCTATGAAAGTCAAAATTACTTACCTTTTCTTGTTTCCTTCCCAATGTGCCATTAAAGCAaatgtttaaaaaaatatttaaataatctaaaaaaaaatttTATTGAAAAAATTATGTATTAATAAAAATAACTTAAACAAGTCTATTTTTACTTGATAAAAATACAAAATCTACAAACCACAAAAAAATTTAAGCAATTTCtactggtttgatcttcttaatTTGCCTTCTcagattttgatgatattttttgtTGTCTCTGCATGTGACTATTAGAACATTTGTggaaaactattgggacatttgtccacaagtacaGGCGATTTTGAGTGGAcggttattggaacatctttagttagatATCAACGGAGACTTTGAAatatgtactttttgacctttgtatGCATAACTGATTCCATataaagacaactaaaaaaaaaatcaaaaaccgaTGTACCCTTTAGGATGTGTGGGTGCATGAAGTTAGCTATgatggctactggtgctcttcccctacctacaagccaaaacaatagctataagcaattaaatcggagacaaccaaaaaaatcatcaaaattcaatGTACGGACTACTGATACACCTCCCCTACGTTTCCAAGGTATTCTTACCAAGGATAAAGTTCAAATGACGGGAAACCCAATGGCCTGAAATTAGGTGTGTTTTTTTCTATTAAAAGAATGGAATTATTTTAGTAAAAAATTTAATGCGTGGTGTGGAATTAAATTGGGCACGTCACGTCGCTTTCGTGTGCGCTGAAAAACACTGAAACGGTTTGTTTGGGGCAGAGGGCATGCCGACATTTAAGGTGGTAAGTGTAAAAACAACGGATATTTCTCGTGACAAGTAACTTCAAGTGTAAGGTACCTGTACCTCCACCTGCTAAGCGGGTGGGTCCCATATGACCGTAACAGTACGCAACGTGTCTAGCATAGGAGTCCCCAACCGACAATATCTgaacaaaaaaacaaagaaaaagcctgcCTGTCCATCAGAATTCCCCACAAAAAGAGATTTAATTATTTGTGCCAAAAGTTTCTCAACACCCCTTTGCTTTTACATTCCGTTTACCCCTTTAGCACGGAACCTACTAGTACTTACCTAtacaggacatttttcattttcatTACCCACTTTTGGGTCAAATCTCTCAACCACAAAACCAACATACTAAAGCAATGCTCCTAAGAAAAAAAAAAACTCTAgggatgttttattttatttagtcCACTTGATTGAAACCCtagtaattaaaatttattaatgataTTCACAAGATGAAACCCTAAAATTTATTATCAATTGGACGGTCATGTGACGCTACAAATATAGACGCGCAATATAAAACGGATAAGACCCAAATCCCTTCTCGCATTTGACCCCTATTTTTAGGGCCCAATAAAGAAATGTATACTTATTTTTTCGTCAACTGACGGGAAATAATCCCGTCAACCATAATCCGACATTACGCACACAACCTTTTCACTGAACCCGTCAGTCACTTTTCTGTTTCGTATATCCCCCGCACATGGCCTAAATGATTATCCTTGCCACGTCAGCGTCGGCGTCATCAAACCAATCTTGACGGTCCGAGGCGTCAGCTTATACAGCAGCTGGAATAATCGACGGCAGATCGAAATTTGCGGGATCCGTCGCAAAAACCGAAATTGACGTCCTGTTTACGGTATTGTACCGTAATACGATTGTAGGGCTGACGTGGACCTTAATGTGAAAATTTATTTGACTTGATGTGACGTGACGTGGCAATGGTTACATCGAATAGCAATTGGCTAAACCCAGGATTCGGACTCTTCTTATAATAATTGATGTAGGAGTCAATTAACCAGAGTTTACTTAACCCAGGGTTTgctagatgattttttttttttttctgtcggTAACATAATTTAGTAAGATTCTAATACGGGGCACTTTCAAGACGTACTCAGATACTTGCTATACGATCCACGGTTGAGATTCCATCTAATTTATCGTCACCGACACTAGTATTTATTGTTTTTTTAAagtaaatgaaaatgaaatggtccGTGACAAATAAACTAGTACTGATTTTGTctatagttttttgttttttttaattaaaatctaattaattaattttgcctatagttagtttttttttctttttggttggaATATTACCCCCAAGCCCCAATAATAGCTATGAAAGCAAaagttaattaatttttatttggaaaaaaaaaagcaTAGAATATGACATTGTAAGAACATATTAACTACTTTCCTTGAGGTGCAATCCAAATTAATATGATGATggagcatatcattatcattattattattattattaaagggAAGTTCATGATAATAGTTTTAGAATTCTAATGATAAAAGCTTACATGCGAAAATTATGAGGAGGCATCCAAGTGGGGCCCACACTCTATTTCTTTGTCTTGTGGCGAACAAAAATTCAACTCCATACATCTCTTGACACGTCAGCACTGTTGAGTTGATACGTGGACCCCACCTTACATCAAACCTTTTATTTTTATCCATTTCTACACATGTTCCCGATTCTTTCTGTGTGTGACAAAtttgctttttattttatttaaatcttattttaatggaggaagattattttattaatatttactcCTCGATCTCAGTCAACATCGAAATTCCgaacatgaaataaaaaataaataaatcaataaacaaaaataaatggTTTTTGTGCAAATCTTGAATGCATCCATGCCTATGactagattttttttaaattacgtACACGTGAcgtgaaataaaatataatatccgTGTATGCGAATATATAAAACAAGACAACTTatgtaggggaagagcaccagtagtcgtcatagctaacttcacgctatagctattgatctggcttctgggtagtaacgatgcacaccGTGGAATcagttatgtgcacaaaggtcaaaaaatacacatttcaaagtgtccccTGATACccaactaaagatgttccagtaaccgtcaactcaaaatcactagtacttgttgacaaatgtcccaatagtggtgcacaaatgttccaatagtggtacacaaatgggacaaatgttccaatagttgtgcacaaatgggccaattaattacaaaaaattattggctattggtacaaaacaaatttattaatggtgttttcactatgacaactaatggggggtcaacatgacaataaggtgacggttattggaactatgttatctattggtactcttcccctacaCACTTtggttttttaaaaataaaaaaatacaatgtGCATATAAAACACTAATAATATTTTAAGATAAAGAATTAGAATAATAATACTGATTATTTTTAAGAAAGGGCCAGTATGGgaataattattatataaattctTAGAATATTAatagattaaattaatatttagtttgAATTTTAATGGTAGAATGTGGTGTAAGttttaattattgattttttaatattttataaattagAGTTTTAATCAGATGAGCATTTTAGATTTTATAGATTGATTGTTCatgttttggatttatttcaaTTGTTTTTGGAGATGCAAGTCAATGGtttatcattttattttgttttaataattttttgagtaaaagtttaatattactatttatttaaagggaaataaataatataaatttgtttttaatttaaagTATTTAAAAGTGGTATATGTGTtttcaatttgaaaataaaatgtataataaaatacaaatttaatttttaatttaaaatataaagtgATATATATGGTTTCAATTTTAAAATGGTatgtataataaaatataaaaggtATAAGTTTTCTACAGTGCATGGATATTGAAAGATCATTTTTggattagattgaatttatttatttgatcaaatAAATGTACACAATTTAATCCAAAAGCTTGCttccaataaaatataaatttggttttaatttaaaatataaagtgATATATATTCTATTGTAGTTTGAGATTCATGCTTCCCTTCTAAGTGGTACCAATTATGAGTAATCTTTGAACCCAATCCTTGACTTCTTCACTAATATGTGGTATGAGGTAACCTTGACCTCTAATTATCGATAGTCTGAAACTTccatgtttttcattgtttttcacacCTACCCTCCTGCACATTCTAAGAGGTTGTTTGATGAATTGATTTGATGTTGTGACCACTACAAAAGGTTTCTTCCAACTCAAAAATTTCTATTTGATTTAAGCGTGGATTCATAGGCTATTTTAATAGAAAGGAAAAAAACTATCCGGGCAAAACaacaaaattgatctgatgtagctTTGAAGCAACCAAAGTTGATTAGATCATCCTAGAAATCTTATTTAATGAAAAAAGTGtagattcaaataaaataaaagataaaattcACCTACATTACATTTAGTGTGGTGGTTAGAGCTTTATGACATGATGTCTACATACCATGTCCTAGTTGCATTTACAATGAATTTCATGTCTTGTCATGACTTTTAATGTTATATGTAGGGACATAATGAATGAAGATAGGATTCGTAGATCTCTAATGTATTATTTTGTGCCTCCCGTGTGGAATTCGATAATTTTGTATGTAGTTTTCATGTGATTTAAACATTGTGAATCACAACACATAGTTTTGGATTCACTAGGGAAGCTACTAGCATATATAACCCTATTGAATTTTTCCTAATTAAGGTATTTATCCCCCATAAAGGTAATCCAATACTTACGGTCAAGTGTATGCCATCAAAGATTTGTTCAAGTGAACAATTTTCCTTATTCTCGGGCCCCTAAGAACATAGGGAGTCAAATTTTATCCCAGCTAACCAAGGTAATTCTTTTTCTTTCCTTAGTGTCAGACTATACGAAAGTTTGCTAAATTTTCTCAAACCTCTCAATAATGTTCACGAGGATCTTGAAAAGAGAGAGGAAGTAAACTGGTATGCCTTGGAGGGAGGCCGCAAGAAGTTGAAGTTTTCCAACCATACTGAGGATTTTACCTTTCCAACCTACCACTTTTTTTTCATTCTTTGTCAAATAGAGTTCCAGATGGTGGGAGTAACTTCTTTGACAATGAGGGGGAGCCCCAAATACACTAATGCTAAGGTGGCCCATTGACAAACTAATATATTATGAATTTTCCTTTGTAGACCATCATTTAGTATTGAAAAAATAGATGTCACTTTTAATATAGTAGTTGATGTATTGACCTAAGGTCATGACATACCGATGTAAGCATTGTTTCCAACATATGGCTTTCACCATAGCCCCGAATAAGATAGTATCATTGACAAATTGTTGAAGGACTATGGGAGGAAGGGTGGACATTGCTCTAATACTTTTGAGGTTGCCATCCACAATGAGTTTGACAAAATTTCTTCCCAAAACCTTAGCCAACATTATAAAAAGGTAGGGGTATAAAAGGTCCCCTTGTCTAATTCCCCTTTGCATATTAAAGAAACCTCTTGGGGCTACATTAATCAGGGTTGAAGAATAGATAGCAGTTATGCATTCCTTAACAattttgatcaaatcatcatgGAACCCCAACTTCTTGAGAACTTTAAAAAGAAAGTCCCATTTGACTCTATTGTAAGCCTTAGAAATATCAAGCTTTAAAGCCATCCTTGGAAGATGACAACAATCCATAGAGTGAAAAATCCCATAGGTGGTTACAATGGCATCCATAATTTTTTGCCCAAGAACAAATCCCTTTTGGTTGGCACTAATCATTCTATCCAGCATAggttgaattcttttaagaagaaCTTTATAAAATATCTTATAGGCTATATTGCAAAGGCTTTATAGGTTCAAAATCAGTCATCTTACAAGGATTAGGAGTTTTAGGAACCAAGGCAAGGAAGGTATTGTTGAGCTTCTTATAGAGCCTACAAGTGTGGATGAAATCCTTAAAGGCCATAGTAATATCATATCCTACAATATCCTAGAATTCTTGAAAGAAAGGTGGTTGAAAGCTATTGGGGCTTGGAGATTTGTAAGCACCCATAGAAAAGACAACCTCCTTAACTTCATTCTCCATGACTGGGACCATAAGATGGGAATTATTCTTAGTTTACAAGGAAAACATTAAGCAATTTAATAGCAAATATTCCAAGGTGGGATTCCTATTCAAGTGCCAATCCAAGAAAGCATGTTGGAAGTAGTCAGAAGCCATCATACTAAGCTAAGAATCATCCCTAATCAGATATCAATTATCATCCATAAGCTAGGTGATAGTATTTCTCTTCTCGTGGCAAAGAGTTGATTTATGGAAAAATGAAGTGTGCTTATATCCCCCTCCTTTATCCATTAAATGCACaacttttgtttccaaaagatcccCTCCCATTTTAAATTTCCTTTCCATCTTCACCTCAAAATATCCTCCTCTACATGACTCTCCTTAGAAAGATCACCACTGGCAATCTTAATCTGGTTATTCGTCAACTTCGAGTTCAAATCCTTCTTTTGCAACAGGATGTTCCCAAAAGTGAACCTTTTCCAGCCTTTAACTATTTCCTTAATAAGTTTCAAAGTTTGGGAAATTTTATACATAGTTGTTCACTGGATGGGGGTCTTCCACCAGTCCATAATGTGTCCCTTGTATTTAGGATGGGAAGAACACATAATCTCTTAGTAGAAGGGAATAGGTCCCCTTTTAGGGCTCTTAATCCATGTAAGAACAATGGGGTTATGGTTTGAGATATTCCTAGGTAGGGCATGAAGTGTATAATTACAACCAATCAATTGGATGAAACCAAGAATCTATCAAGTTTGACTTGAATGAGGTTAGCACCTTTCTATGGTTggtgtgatggtgaaaaatgggatcgggtggtttaggacctaaccccactttcctccacacattggaatacgaaagagcctaaggaagtgattcactttgactaactcttgtgaaagagagtcaaggaatactattagggtttatattcctttgcTGCTATGAAAGGGAAGTGAGCTAAATGTTCAATAATGATGAACTAAGCTAGAGAGATGAATGAAAGTGACAATATAAACTGAAATAAGTATAGTTAAATACAAAACTGAAACTGAGGTACAAACTATAGAATTGGAAATGAAATTTAGATACGCACTTGATATCATAAATTGAGCCGGAATGAGCTAGACCAAGGCATTAGGCACCTTGGTCCCTGATACTGAACTAAGCTAAACTTTTGCAAACTGCAAATTGAGGTCTTGATCTGCAAAATCGCCAAAAGCTACACAAAAATACAGAGGActagggcgctaggtgccctagtcccagTGATCTGGGACCTGTTTCTAGATCTAAGATTATTCCTATGATTTTTGTCTTCCTGAAATCCCGTACCTCCGTTGAAATCTTGTAAATGTACTTGCAAGCTGGAAAATGGTgtttaggtggctatatagggtttttccctagtcaaaccccttattttggtgatttcaacctccataaatagccaataatgtattgaaaatgtgtgtacaAGAATCTTATGTGTGTATAAGATCCTAAATGTGCTAAAATACAAGAATTAGAGTTCTATCCTATGATATGAGCATAAAACcttaaatgaacataatgtaaatgaaAATGCTTCAATTcataaatgcaataatggatctaaagcaataatgtagatctgaaaataagtgttgtgaaactcacatagagacatgaaaataacatgaaatcatatcaaaccttaagggagaggtacaagccaatcaacagtcagtgatctccttattattcttcaatatctccaaagcttcaattgatggtgaaaatggttgatgaagaattgatgaatgcttgattttctaATTGAAGACTCCACACaacctatactttcacttcataagaggctcctttaATTGCTAAagttgttggatccttcaaatgaggaaaggaaaagatatatgtatgaaaccctaactttgtttttgatcataggctAACCTATAAATGATATAATTTCGCACCAAGCCGGatataaacattataataccaccaaaacataatcccaaaattcagggaaaaaaagttgggaccatggtgaatcaccatggtccgatcaacttttttccaaatttttagggatgtgaggtatcatgattataaagtcaaCCCTAGGTGGATGTGACGATTCAAAGTGTTCAGATATgagaaattgggccttgaaggtcaaaataagacataattagggcttttgatgaattaattaattgaaagaataaaataaaaaaggggcacacATAGGATTAAggacccaattttatgatgtgtagagggatgaaagaggactttagatttaattaaattaattgattatgttaggtcccagagacaactgagagggggggggggtgaatcagttttccaataaattcaaccaaaattaacttaaccaaaacttaatgcttaatatcggttaaccaaaatttatgtcgatagacagtcttaacagttaattatagtaccggtaaagattaatgcataaaacagaaagacaataacatccacaaaacacataacaccaatatttgtacgtggaaaccctgtaaggggaaaaaccatgatgggaaaccttacccacaatcagatgatactactgcagataatatgtgtgtacaatagggggtctgcacatgcagaaaggccaagcgcctagagctcactgctcaatcacaaaatgagagtcacactgactacaattggatgattaaatccaatgataatgtactgctcaaaatagcatctccatatgttggattcagtaccggtttagctctgattgcctttacaaaatccttccttcaaccttcaaatgatgtctgtgtgtatagc encodes:
- the LOC131039781 gene encoding uncharacterized protein LOC131039781; protein product: MASVYIQNKRGREEFWSGGFGLPEAKRMNMGHDTTDLMALLDRIDNIDYIEKNNNETGFVVNEGEEERLNVVIKSLEDEIGLKPNNVEETVVCVYDNVACVDNVVACGDDEKKGGVDDNTRSLVDEISNGTDGTTTSVSELASQGSLYYDGELGFFMDHAAAHATDDLGIIMSHCQSAADHSMSNFYLDSLHGYADNTEVFYGSLWEDDIWHVNDHGAFFQNGGSCSTTQQEVENLESQDVADDLRPRQCLSAGEEGA